In Geobacter anodireducens, a genomic segment contains:
- a CDS encoding chemotaxis protein encodes MLAKKLAFKVLAILGICLSLGLFTLGSVAGWLQFRSSLDLQLKNARNLAGLIIHDIDGYMMKGDSTEVDRFISEVKGKKFIMDLRIFDELAKEVSPTPSQTPNAKIQQAIAAGRTLEFKETMDGKHTLSLVLPFPNEQRCQSCHDAGAAYLGGLLVTTSIEEGYVGARHLLIMLAVVGTGFFLVLLACMYFFFSKTIIAPIADVSRQVDELAGGGGDLTRVLPVRTQDEIGNLASGINRLTSTIQGIITRIAQNAAQLAAAASQLNVTSADMARSMEAMAGQATTVATASEQMASTSQEIAGSCSIAADGAMQATETARDGAEVVERTIAVMASIADRVKDTARTVESLGSRSDQIGEIIGTIEDIADQTNLLALNAAIEAARAGEQGRGFAVVADEVRALAERTTRATKEIGSMIKSIQQETRGAVTSMEEGVHEVTRGTDEASRSGESLQAILQRVSDVTGQVNQIATAAEEQNATTGEITRNIQDITDTVQSTARGAQDSAQAAGQLAGLARELQELVGKFRIGA; translated from the coding sequence ATGTTGGCTAAAAAACTGGCATTCAAGGTATTGGCGATCCTCGGGATATGCCTCTCGCTCGGCCTCTTCACGCTGGGGTCGGTGGCAGGATGGCTTCAGTTCAGGTCATCCCTCGATCTCCAGCTCAAGAATGCCCGTAACCTGGCAGGGCTCATCATCCACGACATTGACGGCTACATGATGAAGGGCGACTCCACTGAAGTGGACCGCTTCATCTCCGAGGTCAAGGGTAAGAAATTCATCATGGACCTCAGGATTTTCGACGAGCTTGCCAAAGAGGTGTCGCCGACCCCCTCCCAGACCCCCAACGCCAAGATCCAGCAGGCCATTGCCGCCGGCCGCACCCTTGAATTCAAGGAAACCATGGATGGCAAGCACACCCTGAGCCTCGTCCTTCCCTTCCCCAACGAGCAGCGCTGTCAGAGCTGTCACGACGCTGGCGCCGCCTACCTGGGCGGGCTCCTGGTCACCACCTCCATCGAAGAGGGCTATGTGGGCGCCCGCCACCTGCTCATCATGCTGGCCGTGGTGGGAACCGGTTTCTTTCTGGTGCTCCTGGCCTGCATGTACTTCTTCTTCAGCAAGACGATCATCGCACCCATTGCCGATGTCTCGCGCCAGGTGGACGAACTGGCCGGCGGCGGCGGCGATCTGACCAGGGTCCTGCCCGTACGGACCCAGGACGAGATCGGCAACCTGGCCAGCGGCATCAACCGGCTCACGTCGACCATCCAGGGCATCATCACCCGCATCGCCCAGAACGCGGCGCAACTGGCGGCGGCGGCGAGCCAGCTCAACGTTACGTCTGCGGACATGGCCCGGAGCATGGAGGCGATGGCCGGCCAGGCCACGACCGTTGCCACGGCCAGCGAGCAGATGGCCTCCACCTCCCAGGAGATCGCGGGAAGTTGTTCAATCGCCGCCGACGGCGCCATGCAGGCCACCGAAACGGCCCGGGACGGAGCGGAAGTGGTGGAACGGACCATCGCCGTCATGGCGAGCATCGCCGACCGGGTGAAGGACACGGCCCGGACCGTGGAAAGCCTCGGCAGCAGGAGCGACCAGATCGGCGAGATCATCGGCACCATTGAGGACATTGCCGACCAGACCAACCTGCTGGCCCTCAACGCCGCCATCGAGGCGGCCCGGGCCGGCGAACAGGGGCGCGGCTTCGCCGTGGTGGCCGACGAGGTCAGGGCCCTGGCCGAGCGCACCACCCGCGCCACGAAAGAGATCGGCTCCATGATCAAGAGCATCCAGCAGGAGACCCGCGGCGCGGTCACGTCCATGGAGGAGGGGGTTCACGAGGTCACCCGCGGCACCGACGAGGCCTCGCGCTCGGGCGAATCGCTCCAGGCAATCCTCCAGCGCGTCTCCGACGTGACCGGGCAGGTGAACCAGATCGCCACCGCCGCCGAAGAGCAGAACGCCACCACCGGCGAGATTACCAGGAACATCCAGGACATCACCGATACGGTCCAGAGCACGGCCCGCGGTGCGCAGGATTCGGCTCAGGCGGCCGGCCAACTGGCTGGCCTGGCCCGCGAGCTGCAGGAACTGGTGGGTAAATTCAGGATCGGGGCCTGA
- the upp gene encoding uracil phosphoribosyltransferase (Catalyzes the formation of uracil and 5-phospho-alpha-D-ribosy 1-diphosphate from UMP and diphosphate), translating into MGVHELTHPLVRHKIGLMREADISTKKFRELAAELARLLAYEACGDFPLEVRTITGWDGNPVEIEQIKGKKVTVVPILRAGIGMLDGVLDMIPNAKVSVVGLARNEETLEAHTYLEKFVGKLDERLALILDPMLATGGSMEATISMLKHNGCRQIRVLALVAAPEGLSRVTAAHPDVDIYVAAIDRCLNGHGYILPGLGDAGDKIFGTK; encoded by the coding sequence ATGGGCGTTCACGAGCTTACCCACCCGTTAGTCAGGCACAAGATCGGCCTCATGCGCGAGGCGGATATCAGCACCAAGAAATTCCGGGAACTTGCCGCCGAGCTGGCACGGTTGCTGGCCTACGAGGCATGCGGCGACTTCCCCCTGGAGGTCCGGACCATCACCGGCTGGGACGGCAACCCCGTGGAGATCGAGCAGATCAAGGGGAAGAAGGTGACGGTGGTGCCCATCCTGCGGGCCGGCATCGGTATGCTCGACGGGGTTCTCGACATGATCCCCAACGCCAAGGTGAGCGTGGTGGGACTCGCCCGCAACGAGGAAACCCTCGAAGCCCACACCTATCTGGAGAAGTTCGTGGGCAAGCTTGACGAACGGCTGGCCCTCATCCTCGACCCCATGCTCGCCACGGGCGGTTCCATGGAAGCAACCATCAGCATGCTCAAGCACAACGGCTGCCGCCAGATCCGGGTCCTGGCGCTGGTGGCGGCACCCGAGGGGCTCTCCCGGGTCACTGCCGCCCATCCCGACGTGGACATCTACGTGGCGGCCATTGACCGCTGCCTCAACGGACACGGCTACATCCTCCCCGGTCTCGGCGACGCTGGGGACAAGATCTTCGGCACCAAATAA
- a CDS encoding sulfurtransferase, whose amino-acid sequence MPNATIDRDELRKELADGALILIDVLPKEYYGECHVAGACNACVHEVTFLDQVKAITADKDAAIVVYGSSGRSRDAAVAAEKLAEAGYRNVRAFTGGLHEWRAAGLPVNEAPEQAVPAPTLRDGTYWADPAKSMLHWTGRNINGRHHGTIAVASGELTMSGGTPVTGQVVVDMTAIVDVDLADSALNRLLVAHLQSDDFFDTARHPTATFDLTGAEPLPDATPGTPNYRITGALTIRGTSHPVACPALIAPRQDGGVTAQACLDLDRTRWNVNYGSGKFFEKLGMHLVNDLISVELHLVGY is encoded by the coding sequence ATGCCGAACGCCACCATCGACAGGGACGAACTGCGGAAAGAACTGGCCGACGGGGCACTCATCCTCATCGACGTGCTGCCCAAGGAATACTACGGGGAGTGTCACGTGGCAGGCGCCTGCAATGCCTGCGTCCACGAAGTGACGTTTCTGGACCAGGTGAAGGCCATAACCGCCGACAAGGACGCGGCCATCGTGGTTTACGGGTCGAGCGGCCGCTCCCGGGATGCGGCGGTGGCGGCGGAGAAGCTGGCGGAGGCAGGCTATCGCAACGTGCGGGCCTTCACCGGCGGCCTCCACGAATGGCGCGCCGCCGGCCTGCCGGTGAACGAAGCCCCGGAACAGGCCGTGCCGGCACCGACACTCCGGGACGGGACCTACTGGGCCGACCCGGCCAAAAGCATGCTCCACTGGACCGGCCGCAACATCAACGGCCGGCATCACGGCACCATCGCCGTGGCAAGCGGCGAACTGACCATGTCCGGGGGGACGCCCGTCACCGGACAGGTGGTCGTGGACATGACCGCCATCGTCGACGTCGATCTGGCCGACAGCGCCCTGAACCGCCTTCTGGTCGCCCACCTGCAATCGGATGACTTCTTCGACACCGCCCGCCACCCCACCGCCACCTTCGATCTGACCGGGGCCGAGCCGCTGCCGGACGCCACCCCCGGCACCCCCAACTACCGGATCACAGGGGCACTTACCATCAGGGGAACGAGCCACCCCGTCGCCTGTCCCGCCCTCATCGCACCCCGGCAGGACGGCGGCGTCACGGCCCAGGCATGTCTCGACCTGGACCGGACCCGCTGGAACGTCAACTACGGCTCAGGCAAGTTCTTCGAAAAACTGGGGATGCACCTGGTCAACGACCTGATCAGCGTGGAACTCCACCTGGTGGGATACTGA